The sequence below is a genomic window from Lycium ferocissimum isolate CSIRO_LF1 chromosome 9, AGI_CSIRO_Lferr_CH_V1, whole genome shotgun sequence.
tgaggtggatacCACCTCAccacccctaacccattttacctcTCCCCTCTACTTGTtattccaccactaaaattttctTCCCCCACTACTATTACCGCCGCCATAACCATCTCTTGGGAATAAGGTCCCATAGAAACCAATGGGCAACGGAAAGATCAGAACTCAAACAACCAATCTAATAAACTAGGAtgaaccaaaaaacaaaaaaaaaagtagtaagAAACCAAAGAAGATTGCCGTGATCAGAGAAGTAAGTAAATTTCCTGGATCTAGCGAAACTATGTCAAAGTTTAAAAAACATTACTAAAATTTCCGCGGTCCGAGCAAATAACAAGCTTTCCATTGCGTTAAGAAACAACATCAAAACATTTTTCACGTGAAACAAATGCTATAATTCAACCAGAAGAGGAAACAGAAACAGGAAATCACTATCGGGACTCATGATTTTGCTTCACACGATAAAGATGACTGATCCAAAGGCCATGGGAAATCGGATGGTCGCCGGGATAGTGAATAGATGGAGCAAAGTGTAGAGAGGTAGCACTAAATTCCCCTTTGTCTCTTGTacgaagtcatcttttatagaTATAGAGATGGTTATGGTGGCGGTAATGGCGGTGGAAGGGAagaaaattttagtggtggagaACAAATAGAGGTGAGGGGTAAAGTGGGTTAGGGGtgatgaggtggcatgccacgtggcatccacctcatcaaatgttagTGCCACATAGAATTGGATGTCCACCTTGGAGTGGCATCCACCTCACCAAATGTTAGTGCCACGTAGAATtggatgtccaccttggacaaccttaacggaggaggggtatatttgaaccaatagtatggcaggagtatatttggcccttttccggaTGCAAAATAGACTACTGGGTAGAATTCTATGGATAAAATTCCTCACAAAGCAGCACCTTGTCTCCTCAAGATAGAATAACTATAGCAAGTGTGCAAGTATAGAAGTAAAGGACAAACAAAAGATTTTTTGTGATTGATGCAAATTGCAACAAAAGACTTCTTCATGAGTGAATAATACAATCCAGACAACAAACATGACTAGAACACTCAATACATTGttactacaacaacaatctacaAATCATGGAAGAATTCAAAGTTCTCTGGTCTCCGAAAATGCAAGTCAATTATCCAACATTAACAATATACATGAACTTCTGGATGAATTGATATCAATATAATGTCCAAGCCACAATGGAACCTCTTCATCTGATAGGTGTCACAATGAAACTTCTAATACATTTCTAGCAACTTATACTGATACAAAGTATAAACAATCTGCAGAGACTAGATTTCAGGTATGGCACTCTGATTTCTACACTGAGAAACCGTCTACTTTCGACAAGCGATGCCCATCTACTTGGTGTATTCGTCCTACCTTTGGCTAAGAGAAACAATGACAACAATAAGCTACCTGAGCAAGCATCGAGATATGAAACCAACAAGCAGATAAATTGGGATTTTCTGTTATGTTCTTTCGGACTTTCCAAAAATGCTGCCCCTCATGTCATATCCTCTAAAAGTACACTACTTTGGGAGGATCCAACACGCATCCATAGCATTTTttaagagtccgagcaacatagatttTCTGTATTAAAATAGTAGATAATGGTatttttttaatcctttttaaaaaaagaataataatatgGTGTTAACAAATGAAAATAGCTAGTGGTAGGAATTACTATATTTGTTTCATCCAACATTCAAGTTGTCAATATCAAGGGGACTTGAGAATCATGGCTGTTAATAGAATCAACAATGGAACTCATAGTAATTCATTTCTCTACATACCTGGTGGACTAAGGAGTTGCAACAGCATCAATAAGGAGTTGCAACAGCATCAATTCTCCCGAAATTTCTCTCCAATCGCACTTCTAGAGTGTCATTACCATAACTCTGCTGCTCCTCTTGAATCTCTTTAGCTGAAAGCACTGCAGAATGGCTTGATTTTTCCAGCTCAATTATCTGCAAAGTTGGAATATCCCCCAACTCGTGAGGGATGCTCTCCAAGTTAAGGCAACTCTTAAGAACTAGATGTTCCAGGCAAGGGAAATGATCATTTGTGGCACTCCAGTGCTTTAAATCATACGACTCGATCAGCAACAATTTCAAAGAACAGAACCCCTCTTCAACTTGTTCCCACTTTGGTCCTGTGAAGGCATAATGTTTTAGTTTGAGAACCTCGAGACTTGGTAATCTACAAAGGGAGGTCATGCTCTCCCATGGCAAGTAGGTAAAGCTCAAAGTCAACTTCTTAAGATTCTCTGGAAGTGCATCAAGATGAAGAGCTAATTTTGGTATTTGCACAGGTGGCATCAACCCAACAATCTTTAGTGCCTCAAGTTGAGGCAGGAGAGCAAGATTTCTAAGACAATCTGACCACAACTTTGAATTTGATTCAGTATAATAAGGCCACAGATTTTCAGCTGTGTAAAGAAAATCATTCCAGGGAATCTGGACTGGGTGAGTATACTCGACCGTTTCACATATTCCCAATCTCTTCAACTTAGGCGTGCTAGAGAAGACATCCTTTGTACAATCTGCAAAGGTAATATTGGCAAGTGTTtgtaggtcatttaaaaccaaggaaTTGGTTGGGCTTGGCAAACAGATGCTTGGTTTAATATGGAGATGTCTGAGGTTTGGCATCTTCCATATCTCCCGAGGCAAAGTTAAGTCTCCGGAATGTACACGAACGATTAAAGTCTGCAAACTCCAAAACTGTGATACTGCTGGAGGGAATTCCTTAATAGTGGCAACTGCAAGGTACCGCAAATTAACAAGTTGCATTATCTCACTGGGAAACTGTGGGAAATGTTGGAAAGTGATATCCAGAACCCTGAGCAATTTGAAGCCTATATATGAAAAGATTGAACTTTGGGAGATATTGAATCCCAAGATGGAACGAGAAACAGTAACAGTAGGATCAGTGGGTTGAAAAGAGTCACTTGAGAATATGGTGCTACAATTGAAACTAACCCGACGCAGAGCCGTTATATTTTCTAACAGATCATCTAGGGAGTGCTTCAAGACATGTAGAAAGTTTTGTCTTTTCGCTTCTTCTAAGCAAAAGTCCCGCATGATATCATGGAGTTtacatgttttgagttttccaTTAGACCGCTTTCCAGCTAAAACCAAACTTCTATCAATAAGATCCTCCAAGCAGTCTACTGCCATCTCTTCCAAGGTTGTAAGCCCTGTTGCATTAAGAAAGCCCTCAGCAATCCACAACCTGATCAGCTTCCACACAGGAATCTCAAAATCTTCAGGAAATGCTCCCATGTACAAGAAGCACGCTTTTAGATGTTGAGGCAAGTAGTTGTAACTTAGAGCAAGTATGTCTAAACACTGCCCTGGCTCACGATTTACAACGGAACCCACACTTTCTGCAACAGTGTTCCAGGAATCAGGAGTCATGTTCATTTTGGAGAGATGCCCTGCAATTAGGGATGAAAAATTAGCACATGAAAACAGAACCCACCTAACCCGATTGACCCGCCCATTATCAGCTCACTCCATTTTAGCCCAACCCATTTCAGTCAATCTAAAAATTGAGCTGATATCTAGCCCAAAATGACCCATGagaaatcttgtcaaaatattttcaaaaagacatttctttaatttgatatgttatgtataggctataataaaggaaaaaatattttattaggtacttaaaaaaatttataaaagaacaaacaaagaaattaaaatttagaaagaATTGAGAGGGTTGGTTATGACCGACTTTTTATACGTTTTAGCAACCTATTCAGCCCAAGTAACGACCGCCGTTTATTAACTCAACTCATTTTGACCCATCCAAATCCAAATGCTTCATacatttgacacccctacctGAAACCACAACAATTGCTAGAGGTAGTCCTTCGCATTTTTCTGCAATACTTCTTCCGATATCTTCCAATTCAGAAGGACATTCTCTTTTCCCAAATAGTTTCGCACGGAGTAACTCCCAACTTTCATCTTTGTTTAGAAAATTCAGTCGGTGAGGTTGCCTATCTGGATTAGCATAAGTTGCTACATCAATGTGCCTACTTGTTAGTATCACACGACTTCCATTGTTATCATCAGGAAACAGCCTGAGCACATTGTCCCAAGCATCAAAGCTCCACATGTCATCGACAACAATAAGAAATCTCCTACGTATTAAACTTTTGCGCAATCGGTCAGCAATTTCTCCGTTACTTCCTTCGTATCTTTCTTCCAAAGGATGAGTATCAGTCATTACCTCATTGAACAGTCGATCAGCAGCTTTTTCGTCACTAGCTAGATTGTTTCTGTTGGTTGGAGGACTAACAGAATAAAGGAGGTCAAGTAACAGGTCTCTTTCCCTATACTCTTGAGAAACAGTGGTCCAAGCACGGACATCGAACTGATAAACAACAGAAGGATGATTAAATGCTCTGTTCGCAAGAGTTGTTTTACCAATGCCTGCCATACCGACTATAGAGATGATGTCTAGTTCAGAAGGCCGACCTCTGAGCCTATCAATTATTTTCTCCAAGTCGTCCTGGAAACCAACTGGCGTTTGTTGCAGATTTGGACTACTTGTTGATGCATGCCTAGCCGGTAAAACCTGTTTATGAAACTTCGAAGTGCTAATCTTGTCACCCTTAATTGTCATCGCTTCTTTTTTGATGAATTCCATTTCTTCAATCACTACCTGCAACCTCCTACGTAGGACTGAGTAGGCCTTTCTTCGGTACTTTGCATTTTTAGCCAGGAAATATTTTCTCAGCTTTGAGTCAACAGTATCTTCAACTTGATACGCTTTTTCTTTGATCTTTCCTTCCAATAATTTCAACCCTCTATGGCTATGATTTATCTTTTCATAATCTGTCAAGAACTCTTGAAAAACAATAATTCTTTTGAgtagtgatgagatttggtctTTCCTCTGAAGATTATTCAGTAATGGATGATTGCATTGCAGGAACAGCTCGAGTGAGCATACAGCAGATGTCAGAGCAGCATAAGCCATTTCTTCTTCCTTAGAAATAACATTAAACAAACTATCAGTCTATCACTGCTctacttttgattaatttttggAACGACAAATAGAGATATTCTGTAATAGTCCTAATATCCCCCTTTCTCTGACTCTCAATTTTGTTATTGCTTCTCTGTAGTGAGAAATGAGTTTAACTACTGTGCATGACAATGTAAAATGACCAGCAATAACAGGCAACTCAATTTATAGTAGCTCTAATTCAGTAACCTAGAAAACAATGTAAATAATCCGTTATATCCAATTAAAATATGCAGACACACATTATTCAGTTGTATATGAGTTAAGTCCAAGAAAAGAGAATTTCTGggtgttaaaaaagaaaaatgagttttttaacttatatacagtGACAATAAGAAGAAGCCCACAAGTAATGGCTATCTTAAGTATGAGCTTACAACCTCAAAAACAAGATCATTAACTAACTAGTACAACTGTTGATGTCAAAATCATTAAATGTCTGTGTAATAAGTCCAAACCAAGAAAGCATATAGGTTACCTATGGGAATCCAAGAAGCTAGATGTAAGGAAATTTTGCTCGCATTAGTTCTAAGTCTACCCACCACCTACAAGATGGATCCAAGATTTAAGTATAACGGGTTCAACCTTTAAAGTTCTTAGGACAAAACTCATTTTacctttggaaaaaaaaatgaaatagctAAATGGTGATTGGCGATATCCGCCAGCCATAGCCACTCGAATTTTTGATAATCCTTTTCATTTCTCATCAAATGAATGGCACAAATCAGAACACACTAGCTGTCCACACTCAGGTTTGCGATACAAGAAGGGCAATGACTCGCTCAAAACCAGCGTTTTTAAGACTGAAGAGTCGAGCAAAAAGatttatttttggattttgttgATGTTTCTATTTTGACTAACATTTTCATTTGTACTCAAATTTAAAAGAAGTAATTTGTTAGGTATAATCTATGGAATTATGAGTTTAACTTTACTATTTGTCAAAA
It includes:
- the LOC132031969 gene encoding putative late blight resistance protein homolog R1A-3, with protein sequence MAYAALTSAVCSLELFLQCNHPLLNNLQRKDQISSLLKRIIVFQEFLTDYEKINHSHRGLKLLEGKIKEKAYQVEDTVDSKLRKYFLAKNAKYRRKAYSVLRRRLQVVIEEMEFIKKEAMTIKGDKISTSKFHKQVLPARHASTSSPNLQQTPVGFQDDLEKIIDRLRGRPSELDIISIVGMAGIGKTTLANRAFNHPSVVYQFDVRAWTTVSQEYRERDLLLDLLYSVSPPTNRNNLASDEKAADRLFNEVMTDTHPLEERYEGSNGEIADRLRKSLIRRRFLIVVDDMWSFDAWDNVLRLFPDDNNGSRVILTSRHIDVATYANPDRQPHRLNFLNKDESWELLRAKLFGKRECPSELEDIGRSIAEKCEGLPLAIVVVSGHLSKMNMTPDSWNTVAESVGSVVNREPGQCLDILALSYNYLPQHLKACFLYMGAFPEDFEIPVWKLIRLWIAEGFLNATGLTTLEEMAVDCLEDLIDRSLVLAGKRSNGKLKTCKLHDIMRDFCLEEAKRQNFLHVLKHSLDDLLENITALRRVSFNCSTIFSSDSFQPTDPTVTVSRSILGFNISQSSIFSYIGFKLLRVLDITFQHFPQFPSEIMQLVNLRYLAVATIKEFPPAVSQFWSLQTLIVRVHSGDLTLPREIWKMPNLRHLHIKPSICLPSPTNSLVLNDLQTLANITFADCTKDVFSSTPKLKRLGICETVEYTHPVQIPWNDFLYTAENLWPYYTESNSKLWSDCLRNLALLPQLEALKIVGLMPPVQIPKLALHLDALPENLKKLTLSFTYLPWESMTSLCRLPSLEVLKLKHYAFTGPKWEQVEEGFCSLKLLLIESYDLKHWSATNDHFPCLEHLVLKSCLNLESIPHELGDIPTLQIIELEKSSHSAVLSAKEIQEEQQSYGNDTLEVRLERNFGRIDAVATPY